A single Oryctolagus cuniculus chromosome 16, mOryCun1.1, whole genome shotgun sequence DNA region contains:
- the PIP5K1C gene encoding phosphatidylinositol 4-phosphate 5-kinase type-1 gamma isoform X3: MELEVPDEAESAEAGPVPPEAAGAAAGSGQRKTPLAEVPSTTGQPGHGKKLGHRGVDASGETTYKKTTSSTLKGAIQLGIGYTVGNLSSKPERDVLMQDFYVVESIFFPSEGSNLTPAHHFQDFRFKTYAPVAFRYFRELFGIRPDDYLYSLCNEPLIELSNPGASGSLFYVTSDDEFIIKTVMHKEAEFLQKLLPGYYMNLNQNPRTLLPKFYGLYCVQSGGKNIRVVVMNNVLPRVVKMHLKFDLKGSTYKRRASRKEKEKGAPTYKDLDFMQDMPEGLLLDADTFSALLKTLQRDCLVLESFKIMDYSLLLGVHNIDQQERERQAEGAQSTLDEKRPAGQKALYSTAMESIQGGAARGEAIDTDDTMGGIPAVNGRGERLLLHVGIIDILQSYRFIKKLEHTWKALVHDGDTVSVHRPSFYAERFFKFMSNTVFRKNSSLKSSPSKKGRGALLAVKPLGPTAAFSASQIPSEREDAQYDLRGARSYPTLEDEGRPDLLPCTPPSLEEATTASIATTLSSTSLSIPERSPSETSEQPRYRRRTQSSGHDGRPQEDPQEVTAQGEPACSVEIIVPKQAGEEAAPGAASAAMEAETASHASEPASQASDEEDAPATDIYFFTDGRYWMYSPRHRRLRAVTLSASGT; encoded by the exons GCTCGGGTCAGAGGAAGACGCCCCTGGCGGAG GTTCCGTCCACGACCGGGCAGCCGGGCCACGGGAAGAAGCTGGGCCACCGCGGCGTGGATGCGTCTGGGGAGACCACGTACAAGAAG ACCACCTCGTCCACCCTGAAGGGCGCCATCCAGCTGGGCATCGGCTACACGGTGGGCAACCTGAGCTCCAAGCCCGAGCGGGACGTGCTCATGCAGGACTTCTACGTGGTGGAGAGCATCTTCTTCCCCAG CGAAGGCAGCAACCTCACCCCTGCCCACCACTTCCAGGACTTCCGGTTCAAGACCTACGCGCCCGTGGCCTTCCGCTACTTCCGCGAGCTCTTCGGGATCCGGCCGGACGACTACCTG TACTCCCTCTGCAACGAGCCGCTCATCGAGCTGTCGAACCCGGGCGCCAGCGGCTCCCTGTTCTACGTGACGAGCGACGACGAGTTCATCATCAAGACGGTGATGCACAAGGAGGCTGAGTTCCTGCAGAAGCTGCTGCCGGGCTACTACATG aacCTGAACCAGAACCCGCGCACGCTGCTGCCCAAGTTCTATGGGCTGTACTGCGTGCAGTCGGGCGGCAAGAACATCCGCGTGGTGGTCATGAACAACGTGCTGCCGCGCGTGGTCAAGATGCACCTCAAGTTCGACCTCAAGGGCTCCACGTACAAGCGGCGCGCCAGCcgcaaggagaaggagaagggcgCCCCCACCTACAAGGACCTGGACTTCATGCAGGACATGCCCGAGGGGCTGCTGCTGGACGCCGACACCTTCAGCGCCCTGCTCAAGACGCTGCAGCGCGACTGCCTG gTGCTGGAGAGCTTCAAGATCATGGACTACAGCCTGCTGCTGGGCGTGCACAACATTGACCAGCAGGAGCGCGAGCGCCAGGCCGAGGGCGCCCAGAGCACCCTGGACGAGAAGCGGCCGGCGGGCCAGAAGGCGCTCTACTCCACGGCCATGGAGTCCATCCAGGGCGGCGCCGCGCGGGGCGAGGCCATCGACACCGACGACAC GATGGGCGGGATCCCGGCCGTGAACGGGCGCGGCGAGCGCCTGCTGCTGCACGTCGGCATCATCGACATCCTCCAGTCCTACAG GTtcatcaagaagctggaacacACCTGGAAGGCGCTCGTCCACGACGGG GACACGGTCTCCGTGCACCGCCCCAGCTTCTACGCCGAGCGCTTCTTCAAGTTCATGAGCAACACGGTTTTCCggaagaactcct ccCTCAAGTCCTCGCCGTCCAAGAAGGGGCGCGGCGCGCTGCTGGCCGTGAAGCCCCTGGGGCCCACGGCCGCCTTCTCGGCCAGCCAGATCCCCAGCGAGCGGGAGGACGCGCAGTACGACCTGCGGGGGGCCCGCAGCTACCCCACGCTGGAGGACGAAG GCCGGCCTGACCTCCTGCCCTGCACGCCGCCTTCCTTGGAAGAAGCCACGACGGCCTCCATCGCCACGACCCTGTCGTCCACCTCATTGTCCATCCCGGAGCGGTCGCCGTCGGAGACGTCGGAACAGCCGCGGTACAG GCGGCGCACGCAGTCCTCGGGGCACGACGGCCG gccccaggaggaCCCGCAGGAGGTCACCGCGCAGGGGGAGCCCGCGTGCAGCGTGGAGATCATCGTCCCCAAGCAGGCGGG GGAGGAGGCCGCCCCTGGCGCCGCCTCGGCGGCCATGGAGGCAGAGACTGCCAGCCACGCCTCGGAGCCCGCCAGCCAGGCCTCGGACGAGGAGGACGCGCCGGCCACCGACATCTACTTT TTCACGGATGGGAGGTACTGGATGTACTCCCCCCGCCATCGCCGACTGCGGGCCGTCACTCTGAGCGCCTCGGGCACT TAA
- the PIP5K1C gene encoding phosphatidylinositol 4-phosphate 5-kinase type-1 gamma isoform X1 produces MELEVPDEAESAEAGPVPPEAAGAAAGSGQRKTPLAEVPSTTGQPGHGKKLGHRGVDASGETTYKKTTSSTLKGAIQLGIGYTVGNLSSKPERDVLMQDFYVVESIFFPSEGSNLTPAHHFQDFRFKTYAPVAFRYFRELFGIRPDDYLYSLCNEPLIELSNPGASGSLFYVTSDDEFIIKTVMHKEAEFLQKLLPGYYMNLNQNPRTLLPKFYGLYCVQSGGKNIRVVVMNNVLPRVVKMHLKFDLKGSTYKRRASRKEKEKGAPTYKDLDFMQDMPEGLLLDADTFSALLKTLQRDCLVLESFKIMDYSLLLGVHNIDQQERERQAEGAQSTLDEKRPAGQKALYSTAMESIQGGAARGEAIDTDDTMGGIPAVNGRGERLLLHVGIIDILQSYRFIKKLEHTWKALVHDGDTVSVHRPSFYAERFFKFMSNTVFRKNSSLKSSPSKKGRGALLAVKPLGPTAAFSASQIPSEREDAQYDLRGARSYPTLEDEGRPDLLPCTPPSLEEATTASIATTLSSTSLSIPERSPSETSEQPRYRRRTQSSGHDGRPQEDPQEVTAQGEPACSVEIIVPKQAGEEAAPGAASAAMEAETASHASEPASQASDEEDAPATDIYFFTDGRYWMYSPRHRRLRAVTLSASGTPTDDRSWVYSPLHYSTQAQAASDGESDT; encoded by the exons GCTCGGGTCAGAGGAAGACGCCCCTGGCGGAG GTTCCGTCCACGACCGGGCAGCCGGGCCACGGGAAGAAGCTGGGCCACCGCGGCGTGGATGCGTCTGGGGAGACCACGTACAAGAAG ACCACCTCGTCCACCCTGAAGGGCGCCATCCAGCTGGGCATCGGCTACACGGTGGGCAACCTGAGCTCCAAGCCCGAGCGGGACGTGCTCATGCAGGACTTCTACGTGGTGGAGAGCATCTTCTTCCCCAG CGAAGGCAGCAACCTCACCCCTGCCCACCACTTCCAGGACTTCCGGTTCAAGACCTACGCGCCCGTGGCCTTCCGCTACTTCCGCGAGCTCTTCGGGATCCGGCCGGACGACTACCTG TACTCCCTCTGCAACGAGCCGCTCATCGAGCTGTCGAACCCGGGCGCCAGCGGCTCCCTGTTCTACGTGACGAGCGACGACGAGTTCATCATCAAGACGGTGATGCACAAGGAGGCTGAGTTCCTGCAGAAGCTGCTGCCGGGCTACTACATG aacCTGAACCAGAACCCGCGCACGCTGCTGCCCAAGTTCTATGGGCTGTACTGCGTGCAGTCGGGCGGCAAGAACATCCGCGTGGTGGTCATGAACAACGTGCTGCCGCGCGTGGTCAAGATGCACCTCAAGTTCGACCTCAAGGGCTCCACGTACAAGCGGCGCGCCAGCcgcaaggagaaggagaagggcgCCCCCACCTACAAGGACCTGGACTTCATGCAGGACATGCCCGAGGGGCTGCTGCTGGACGCCGACACCTTCAGCGCCCTGCTCAAGACGCTGCAGCGCGACTGCCTG gTGCTGGAGAGCTTCAAGATCATGGACTACAGCCTGCTGCTGGGCGTGCACAACATTGACCAGCAGGAGCGCGAGCGCCAGGCCGAGGGCGCCCAGAGCACCCTGGACGAGAAGCGGCCGGCGGGCCAGAAGGCGCTCTACTCCACGGCCATGGAGTCCATCCAGGGCGGCGCCGCGCGGGGCGAGGCCATCGACACCGACGACAC GATGGGCGGGATCCCGGCCGTGAACGGGCGCGGCGAGCGCCTGCTGCTGCACGTCGGCATCATCGACATCCTCCAGTCCTACAG GTtcatcaagaagctggaacacACCTGGAAGGCGCTCGTCCACGACGGG GACACGGTCTCCGTGCACCGCCCCAGCTTCTACGCCGAGCGCTTCTTCAAGTTCATGAGCAACACGGTTTTCCggaagaactcct ccCTCAAGTCCTCGCCGTCCAAGAAGGGGCGCGGCGCGCTGCTGGCCGTGAAGCCCCTGGGGCCCACGGCCGCCTTCTCGGCCAGCCAGATCCCCAGCGAGCGGGAGGACGCGCAGTACGACCTGCGGGGGGCCCGCAGCTACCCCACGCTGGAGGACGAAG GCCGGCCTGACCTCCTGCCCTGCACGCCGCCTTCCTTGGAAGAAGCCACGACGGCCTCCATCGCCACGACCCTGTCGTCCACCTCATTGTCCATCCCGGAGCGGTCGCCGTCGGAGACGTCGGAACAGCCGCGGTACAG GCGGCGCACGCAGTCCTCGGGGCACGACGGCCG gccccaggaggaCCCGCAGGAGGTCACCGCGCAGGGGGAGCCCGCGTGCAGCGTGGAGATCATCGTCCCCAAGCAGGCGGG GGAGGAGGCCGCCCCTGGCGCCGCCTCGGCGGCCATGGAGGCAGAGACTGCCAGCCACGCCTCGGAGCCCGCCAGCCAGGCCTCGGACGAGGAGGACGCGCCGGCCACCGACATCTACTTT TTCACGGATGGGAGGTACTGGATGTACTCCCCCCGCCATCGCCGACTGCGGGCCGTCACTCTGAGCGCCTCGGGCACT CCCACCGATGACAGGAGCTGGGTGTACTCCCCGCTTCACTATAGCACACAGGCCCAGGCGGCCTCCGACGGCGAGAGCGACACA TAA
- the PIP5K1C gene encoding phosphatidylinositol 4-phosphate 5-kinase type-1 gamma isoform X2, producing the protein MELEVPDEAESAEAGPVPPEAAGAAAGSGQRKTPLAEVPSTTGQPGHGKKLGHRGVDASGETTYKKTTSSTLKGAIQLGIGYTVGNLSSKPERDVLMQDFYVVESIFFPSEGSNLTPAHHFQDFRFKTYAPVAFRYFRELFGIRPDDYLYSLCNEPLIELSNPGASGSLFYVTSDDEFIIKTVMHKEAEFLQKLLPGYYMNLNQNPRTLLPKFYGLYCVQSGGKNIRVVVMNNVLPRVVKMHLKFDLKGSTYKRRASRKEKEKGAPTYKDLDFMQDMPEGLLLDADTFSALLKTLQRDCLVLESFKIMDYSLLLGVHNIDQQERERQAEGAQSTLDEKRPAGQKALYSTAMESIQGGAARGEAIDTDDTMGGIPAVNGRGERLLLHVGIIDILQSYRFIKKLEHTWKALVHDGDTVSVHRPSFYAERFFKFMSNTVFRKNSSLKSSPSKKGRGALLAVKPLGPTAAFSASQIPSEREDAQYDLRGARSYPTLEDEGRPDLLPCTPPSLEEATTASIATTLSSTSLSIPERSPSETSEQPRYRRRTQSSGHDGRPQEDPQEVTAQGEPACSVEIIVPKQAGEEAAPGAASAAMEAETASHASEPASQASDEEDAPATDIYFPTDDRSWVYSPLHYSTQAQAASDGESDT; encoded by the exons GCTCGGGTCAGAGGAAGACGCCCCTGGCGGAG GTTCCGTCCACGACCGGGCAGCCGGGCCACGGGAAGAAGCTGGGCCACCGCGGCGTGGATGCGTCTGGGGAGACCACGTACAAGAAG ACCACCTCGTCCACCCTGAAGGGCGCCATCCAGCTGGGCATCGGCTACACGGTGGGCAACCTGAGCTCCAAGCCCGAGCGGGACGTGCTCATGCAGGACTTCTACGTGGTGGAGAGCATCTTCTTCCCCAG CGAAGGCAGCAACCTCACCCCTGCCCACCACTTCCAGGACTTCCGGTTCAAGACCTACGCGCCCGTGGCCTTCCGCTACTTCCGCGAGCTCTTCGGGATCCGGCCGGACGACTACCTG TACTCCCTCTGCAACGAGCCGCTCATCGAGCTGTCGAACCCGGGCGCCAGCGGCTCCCTGTTCTACGTGACGAGCGACGACGAGTTCATCATCAAGACGGTGATGCACAAGGAGGCTGAGTTCCTGCAGAAGCTGCTGCCGGGCTACTACATG aacCTGAACCAGAACCCGCGCACGCTGCTGCCCAAGTTCTATGGGCTGTACTGCGTGCAGTCGGGCGGCAAGAACATCCGCGTGGTGGTCATGAACAACGTGCTGCCGCGCGTGGTCAAGATGCACCTCAAGTTCGACCTCAAGGGCTCCACGTACAAGCGGCGCGCCAGCcgcaaggagaaggagaagggcgCCCCCACCTACAAGGACCTGGACTTCATGCAGGACATGCCCGAGGGGCTGCTGCTGGACGCCGACACCTTCAGCGCCCTGCTCAAGACGCTGCAGCGCGACTGCCTG gTGCTGGAGAGCTTCAAGATCATGGACTACAGCCTGCTGCTGGGCGTGCACAACATTGACCAGCAGGAGCGCGAGCGCCAGGCCGAGGGCGCCCAGAGCACCCTGGACGAGAAGCGGCCGGCGGGCCAGAAGGCGCTCTACTCCACGGCCATGGAGTCCATCCAGGGCGGCGCCGCGCGGGGCGAGGCCATCGACACCGACGACAC GATGGGCGGGATCCCGGCCGTGAACGGGCGCGGCGAGCGCCTGCTGCTGCACGTCGGCATCATCGACATCCTCCAGTCCTACAG GTtcatcaagaagctggaacacACCTGGAAGGCGCTCGTCCACGACGGG GACACGGTCTCCGTGCACCGCCCCAGCTTCTACGCCGAGCGCTTCTTCAAGTTCATGAGCAACACGGTTTTCCggaagaactcct ccCTCAAGTCCTCGCCGTCCAAGAAGGGGCGCGGCGCGCTGCTGGCCGTGAAGCCCCTGGGGCCCACGGCCGCCTTCTCGGCCAGCCAGATCCCCAGCGAGCGGGAGGACGCGCAGTACGACCTGCGGGGGGCCCGCAGCTACCCCACGCTGGAGGACGAAG GCCGGCCTGACCTCCTGCCCTGCACGCCGCCTTCCTTGGAAGAAGCCACGACGGCCTCCATCGCCACGACCCTGTCGTCCACCTCATTGTCCATCCCGGAGCGGTCGCCGTCGGAGACGTCGGAACAGCCGCGGTACAG GCGGCGCACGCAGTCCTCGGGGCACGACGGCCG gccccaggaggaCCCGCAGGAGGTCACCGCGCAGGGGGAGCCCGCGTGCAGCGTGGAGATCATCGTCCCCAAGCAGGCGGG GGAGGAGGCCGCCCCTGGCGCCGCCTCGGCGGCCATGGAGGCAGAGACTGCCAGCCACGCCTCGGAGCCCGCCAGCCAGGCCTCGGACGAGGAGGACGCGCCGGCCACCGACATCTACTTT CCCACCGATGACAGGAGCTGGGTGTACTCCCCGCTTCACTATAGCACACAGGCCCAGGCGGCCTCCGACGGCGAGAGCGACACA TAA
- the PIP5K1C gene encoding phosphatidylinositol 4-phosphate 5-kinase type-1 gamma isoform X4 codes for MELEVPDEAESAEAGPVPPEAAGAAAGSGQRKTPLAEVPSTTGQPGHGKKLGHRGVDASGETTYKKTTSSTLKGAIQLGIGYTVGNLSSKPERDVLMQDFYVVESIFFPSEGSNLTPAHHFQDFRFKTYAPVAFRYFRELFGIRPDDYLYSLCNEPLIELSNPGASGSLFYVTSDDEFIIKTVMHKEAEFLQKLLPGYYMNLNQNPRTLLPKFYGLYCVQSGGKNIRVVVMNNVLPRVVKMHLKFDLKGSTYKRRASRKEKEKGAPTYKDLDFMQDMPEGLLLDADTFSALLKTLQRDCLVLESFKIMDYSLLLGVHNIDQQERERQAEGAQSTLDEKRPAGQKALYSTAMESIQGGAARGEAIDTDDTMGGIPAVNGRGERLLLHVGIIDILQSYRFIKKLEHTWKALVHDGDTVSVHRPSFYAERFFKFMSNTVFRKNSSLKSSPSKKGRGALLAVKPLGPTAAFSASQIPSEREDAQYDLRGARSYPTLEDEGRPDLLPCTPPSLEEATTASIATTLSSTSLSIPERSPSETSEQPRYRRRTQSSGHDGRPQEDPQEVTAQGEPACSVEIIVPKQAGEEAAPGAASAAMEAETASHASEPASQASDEEDAPATDIYF; via the exons GCTCGGGTCAGAGGAAGACGCCCCTGGCGGAG GTTCCGTCCACGACCGGGCAGCCGGGCCACGGGAAGAAGCTGGGCCACCGCGGCGTGGATGCGTCTGGGGAGACCACGTACAAGAAG ACCACCTCGTCCACCCTGAAGGGCGCCATCCAGCTGGGCATCGGCTACACGGTGGGCAACCTGAGCTCCAAGCCCGAGCGGGACGTGCTCATGCAGGACTTCTACGTGGTGGAGAGCATCTTCTTCCCCAG CGAAGGCAGCAACCTCACCCCTGCCCACCACTTCCAGGACTTCCGGTTCAAGACCTACGCGCCCGTGGCCTTCCGCTACTTCCGCGAGCTCTTCGGGATCCGGCCGGACGACTACCTG TACTCCCTCTGCAACGAGCCGCTCATCGAGCTGTCGAACCCGGGCGCCAGCGGCTCCCTGTTCTACGTGACGAGCGACGACGAGTTCATCATCAAGACGGTGATGCACAAGGAGGCTGAGTTCCTGCAGAAGCTGCTGCCGGGCTACTACATG aacCTGAACCAGAACCCGCGCACGCTGCTGCCCAAGTTCTATGGGCTGTACTGCGTGCAGTCGGGCGGCAAGAACATCCGCGTGGTGGTCATGAACAACGTGCTGCCGCGCGTGGTCAAGATGCACCTCAAGTTCGACCTCAAGGGCTCCACGTACAAGCGGCGCGCCAGCcgcaaggagaaggagaagggcgCCCCCACCTACAAGGACCTGGACTTCATGCAGGACATGCCCGAGGGGCTGCTGCTGGACGCCGACACCTTCAGCGCCCTGCTCAAGACGCTGCAGCGCGACTGCCTG gTGCTGGAGAGCTTCAAGATCATGGACTACAGCCTGCTGCTGGGCGTGCACAACATTGACCAGCAGGAGCGCGAGCGCCAGGCCGAGGGCGCCCAGAGCACCCTGGACGAGAAGCGGCCGGCGGGCCAGAAGGCGCTCTACTCCACGGCCATGGAGTCCATCCAGGGCGGCGCCGCGCGGGGCGAGGCCATCGACACCGACGACAC GATGGGCGGGATCCCGGCCGTGAACGGGCGCGGCGAGCGCCTGCTGCTGCACGTCGGCATCATCGACATCCTCCAGTCCTACAG GTtcatcaagaagctggaacacACCTGGAAGGCGCTCGTCCACGACGGG GACACGGTCTCCGTGCACCGCCCCAGCTTCTACGCCGAGCGCTTCTTCAAGTTCATGAGCAACACGGTTTTCCggaagaactcct ccCTCAAGTCCTCGCCGTCCAAGAAGGGGCGCGGCGCGCTGCTGGCCGTGAAGCCCCTGGGGCCCACGGCCGCCTTCTCGGCCAGCCAGATCCCCAGCGAGCGGGAGGACGCGCAGTACGACCTGCGGGGGGCCCGCAGCTACCCCACGCTGGAGGACGAAG GCCGGCCTGACCTCCTGCCCTGCACGCCGCCTTCCTTGGAAGAAGCCACGACGGCCTCCATCGCCACGACCCTGTCGTCCACCTCATTGTCCATCCCGGAGCGGTCGCCGTCGGAGACGTCGGAACAGCCGCGGTACAG GCGGCGCACGCAGTCCTCGGGGCACGACGGCCG gccccaggaggaCCCGCAGGAGGTCACCGCGCAGGGGGAGCCCGCGTGCAGCGTGGAGATCATCGTCCCCAAGCAGGCGGG GGAGGAGGCCGCCCCTGGCGCCGCCTCGGCGGCCATGGAGGCAGAGACTGCCAGCCACGCCTCGGAGCCCGCCAGCCAGGCCTCGGACGAGGAGGACGCGCCGGCCACCGACATCTACTTT TAA
- the CACTIN gene encoding splicing factor Cactin — translation MGRDSRSRSRSAGRRGRRPRSRSRSRSRSRSRSGSHGRRHRRRREGEGRRRRRRRSRERRSDSEDDRGQRPGRRSRSPRDRGSQSDSAEDAGPRGRGARGRRRSRSASASSSSAASTSPARSRSPAALSPRRSLQERLRLRRERKQREELLKAFETPEEKRARRLAKKEAKERRKREKMGWGEEYLGYTNTDNPFGDNNLLGTFIWSKALEKKGIGHLEEKELKERNRRIQEGNRLELQKVKQLRLEREREKALREQELELLQREKEAEHFKTWEEQEDHFHLQQAKLRSKIRIRDGRAKPIDLLAKYISAEDDDLAVEMHEPYTFLTGLTVADMEDLLEDIQVYMELEQGKNADFWRDMTVITEDETAKLRKLEAAGKGPGERREGVNASVSSDVQSVFKGKTYNQLQVIFQGIEGKIRAGGPNLDMGYWESLLQQLRAHMARARLRERHQDVLRQKLYKLKQEQGVESQPLFPILRPEPAPSPSLEPEEPAPSPPGPSLAEGGPAEPEPGAEGAAGAEAEGAGDADADGDGEAVLMEEDLIQQSLDDYDAGRYSPRLLSAHELPLDAHVLEPQEDLQRLQLSRQQLQATGDASESAEDIFFRRAREGMGQDEAPFGVEMPLGGRAYLWADKYRPRKPRFFNRVHTGFEWNKYNQTHYDFDNPPPKIVQGYKFNIFYPDLIDKRATPEYFLEACADNRDFATLRFHAGPPYEDIAFKIVSREWEYSHRHGFRCQFANGIFQLWFHFKRYRYRR, via the exons ATGGGTCGGGACAGCCGCTCGCGCTCGCGGTCCGCGGGGCGCAGGGGCCGGAGGCCGCggagccgcagccgcagccgcagccggagccggagccggagcggGAGCCATGGACGGCGACACCGGCGGCGCCGGGAGGGCGAGGGGCGGCGCAGACGACGGCGGCGCAGCCGGGAGCGCAG GTCCGACTCCGAGGACGACCGGGGGCAGCGGCCGGGGCGGCGGAGCCGGAGCCCCCGGGACCGGGGCTCGCAGTCGGACTCCGCCGAGGAcgcggggccgcggggccgcgGGGCTCGCGGGCGCCGGCGCTCCCGGTCCGCGTCGGCGTCCTCGTCCTCGGCCGCGTCCACGTCGCCCGCGCGCTCGCGCAGCCCCGCGGCCCTGAGCCCGCGGCGGAGCCTGCAGGAGCGGCTGCGGCTGCGCCGGGAGCGGAAGCAGCGCGAGGAGCTGCTCAAAGCCTTCGAGACGCCCGAGGAGAAGCGCGCGCGGCGGCTGGCCAAGAAGGAGGCCAAGGAGCGCAGGAAGCGCGAGAAGATGGGCTGGGGCGAGGAGTACCTGGGCTACACCAACACCGACAACCCCTTCGGGGACAACAACCTGCTGGGCACCTTCATCTGGAGCAAG GCGCTGGAGAAGAAGGGCATCGGGCACCTGGAGGAGAAGGAGCTCAAGGAGCGGAACCGGCGCATCCAGGAGGGCAACCGGCTGGAGCTGCAGAAG GTGAAGCAGCTGCGGCTGGAGCGCGAGCGGGAGAAGGCGCTgcgggagcaggagctggagctgctgcagcGCGAGAAGGAGGCGGAGCACTTCAAGAcgtgggaggagcaggaggaccACTTCCACCTGCAGCAGGCCAAGCTGCG ctCCAAGATCCGCATCCGCGACGGCCGCGCCAAGCCCATCGACCTGCTGGCCAAGTACATCAGCGCCGAGGACGACGACCTGGCCGTGGAGATGCACGAGCCCTACACGTTCCTCACCGGGCTCACGGTGGCCGACATGGAGGACCTGCTGGAAGACATCCAG GTGTACATGGAGCTGGAGCAGGGCAAGAACGCCGACTTCTGGCGCGACATGACGGTCATCACCGAGGACGAGACGGCCAAGCTGCGCAAGCTGGAGGCCGCGGGCAAGGGGCCAG GCGAGCGCCGGGAGGGGGTCAACGCGTCGGTCAGCTCGGACGTGCAGTCGGTCTTCAAGGGCAAGACGTACAACCAGCTGCAGGTCATCTTCCAGGGCATCGAGGGCAAGATCCGCGCGGGCGGCCCCAACCTGGACATGGGCTACTGGGAGAGCCTGCTGCAGCAGCTGCGCGCGCACATGGCCCGCGCCAG gctCCGCGAGCGCCACCAGGACGTCCTGCGGCAGAAGCTGTACAAGCTGAAGCAGGAGCAGGGCGTGGAGAGCCAGCCGCTCTTCCCCATCCTGCGGCCCgagccggcccccagccccag CCTGGAGCCCGAGGAGCCGGCGCCCAGCCCCCCGGGGCCATCGCTGGCTGAGGGCGGCCCCGCGGAGCCGGAGCCCGGGGCGgagggcgcggcgggcgcggagGCCGAGGGCGCCGGGGACGCGGACGCGGACGGGGACGGCGAGGCGGTGCTCATGGAGGAGGACCTGATCCAGCAGAGCCTGGACGACTACGACGCGGGCCGCTACAGCCCGCGGCTGCTGTCGGCGCACGAGCTGCCGCTGGACGCGCACgtgctggagccgcaggaggACCTGCAGCGCCTGCAGCTGTCGCGCCAGCAGCTCCAGGCCACAG GCGACGCGAGCGAGAGCGCCGAGGACATCTTCTTCCGGCGCGCCCGCGAGGGCATGGGCCAGGACGAGGCGCCGTTCGGCGTGGAGATGCCCCTGGGCGGCCGCGCCTACCTGTGGGCCGACAAGTACCGGCCGCGCAAGCCGCGCTTCTTCAACCGCGTGCACACGGGCTTCGAGTGGAACAAGTACAACCAGACGCACTACGACTTCGACAACCCGCCGCCCAAGATCGTGCAGGGCTACAAGTTCAACATCTTCTACCCCGACCTCATCGACAAGCGCGCCACGCCCGAGTACTTCCTGGAGGCCTGCGCCGACAACCGCGACTTCGCCACGCTGCGCTTCCACGCGGGGCCGCCCTACGAGGACATCGCCTTCAAGATCGTGAGCCGCGAGTGGGAGTACTCGCACCGCCACGGCTTCCGCTGCCAGTTCGCCAACGGCATCTTCCAGCTCTGGTTCCACTTCAAGCGCTACCGCTACCGGCGCTGA
- the TBXA2R gene encoding thromboxane A2 receptor has product MWANASAPGPCFRPTNITADERRAIASPWFAASFCAVGLASNLLALCVLARARGGPAPPARSSFHAFLCGLVLTDLLGLLVTGAIVAARHAGLRDWRAVDPACRLCAFMGVGMVFFGLCPLLLGAAMASERFLGITRPFSRPAAASPRRAWASVALVWAAALALGLLPLLGLGRYTVQYPGSWCFLTLGAEPGDVAFGLLFALLGSLSVALSLVLNTVSVATLCRVYHGRAAARQRPRDCEVEMMAQLLGIMVVATVCWTPLLVFIALTVLRDPPAMSPAGQLSRASERQLLIYLRVATWNQILDPWVYILFRRAVLRRLHPRLSARARAVSLRPQPRAGSGQH; this is encoded by the exons ATGTGGGCCAACGCCAGCGCCCCGGGGCCCTGCTTCCGGCCCACAAACATCACGGCCGACGAGCGCCGCGCCATCGCCTCGCCCTGGTTCGCCGCCTCCTTCTGCGCCGTGGGCCTGGCCTCCAACCTGCTGGCGCTGTGCGTGCTGGCGCGCGCCCGCGGCGGCCCCGCGCCCCCCGCGCGCTCCTCCTTCCACGCCTTCCTCTGCGGCCTGGTGCTCACCGACCTCCTGGGGCTGCTGGTCACCGGCGCCATCGTGGCGGCGCGCCACGCCGGCCTGCGCGACTGGCGCGCCGTGGACCCCGCCTGCCGCCTCTGCGCCTTCATGGGCGTGGGCATGGTGTTCTTCGGGCTGTGCCCGCTGCTGCTGGGCGCCGCCATGGCCTCCGAGCGCTTCCTGGGCATCACGCGGCCCTTCTCGCGGCCCGCGGCCGCCTCGCCGCGCCGCGCGTGGGCCAGCGTGGCGCTCGTGTGGGCGGCGGCGCTGGCGCTcgggctgctgccgctgctgggcctgggccgcTACACCGTGCAGTACCCGGGCTCCTGGTGCTTCCTGACGCTGGGCGCCGAGCCGGGCGACGTGGCCTTCGGGCTGCTCTTCGCGCTGCTGGGCAGCCTGTCCGTGGCGCTGTCGCTGGTGCTCAACACCGTGAGCGTGGCCACGCTCTGCCGCGTCTACCACGGCCGCGCCGCGGCCCGCCAGCGGCCACGGGACTGCGAGGTGGAGATGATGGCGCAGCTGCTGGGCATCATGGTGGTGGCCACCGTGTGCTGGACGCCGCTgctg GTCTTCATCGCGCTGACGGTGCTGCGGGACCCGCCGGCCATGAGCCCCGCCGGGCAGCTGTCCCGCGCCTCGGAGCGGCAGCTGCTCATCTACCTCCGCGTGGCCACCTGGAACCAGATCCTGGACCCCTGGGTGTACATCCTGTTCCGCAGGGCCGtgctgcggcgcctgcacccccgCCTCAGCGCGCGCGCCAGGGCCGTCTCCCTGCGGCCGCAGCCCCGCGCCGGCTCCGGGCAGCACTAG